ATACGCGTGGACTATTCGAGCGCTCAGCTCTCTTGTTCTTAGATCCTCTATGCTGAGCACTCCCAGAGCCAGTAGCGTGGCGGCGACCCTAACCGCATCTACTAAGAGGCTCAAATTAAGCCACATGAACCGCACCTTCACTAACATACATCTCCAGGAGTATAAATAATGGTAATACTTGGAGCCTTGCTTTATCAGTATAGGATAATGCATGAACGTTCCGGGATTTACGTGGGCCCTTTCTCGAGCTTTCTCGTTAAGTGGAAAACCAGGAACAACGTACTAGAGGAAGGAGACAAGGTTAAGAAGTCCATCGAGGAACTAAGTAAGGGGCTTGACGAGGTCAAGAAAACCACTTTAGCGCTTGCCGAGAAAGTGGACAAGTTAAACAAGTCCCTGGCAGACCTTTCACGAGAGGTTGGTAAATTAAGTGACTCCTTCGGCTTCATAGTAGAAGACGTTGCCCGGAGCCTTTTACCGACATGGCTCCACGTAAACATGGGCATACTCGTCAAGAACCTTAGTAGAGCATTCTTTGACCTGGGTAACAAGGTGGTAGAGGTGGATTTCTACGGTGAGGGCGTTGACGTTAATGGAGATAGCGTAGTAGTTTTCGGAGAGGCCAAGGCCAGAATCCATGGAGAAGACGTTAAGGCATTTTACGACAAGGTACAGCAGGTCTTAAGGCAGAAAAGCCGCTCTAAGTACACGTTGCTAATGTATGGGCTTTATGTACACCCCTCAGCGGTACAAGAAGCACTTCAACGAGAAATAGTGGTAGTATCACCGTACACCGTTGTATCACGATACAGTGCGAACGGGACCTCACGCGCTCCGTAATACAATAGCATTTAATGACAAATGTATTACTCGAACAGTGTTATACAAAAGTGGGACCCACGTACTTCCCAAAATTACATGCAAGAAGATAATGATACAAAACAAATTCCTTAACTAGAAGACACGATACAAGTGTATAAAGGACGCCGGCCCAGCCCGGCTTAGAGAGTATTAGTATAGGCATGTCTATGCAGCGCGCGAGGTGGAGATCGGGGGTCAGCGCTCACCCGGGACACCGGGTGGGTGTTGATCTCTGATCTCGCTTCGTGCACTGTATAGACATGCTTATACTAACTCTCTCTAAGCGAGGGGTAAACGGCTGCTCCTCTCCCCAAATAACTAACTTTTATACTCTTTCTGCTTAGTTTGCTTGGTAGCCTAAAATGCCTCTCATTACCGGCTACGCGCTGTCCTGCGGTTTAAGCCTCAATACTTCTATGAAGTTATTTGGCCATGGTGCAAGCGTGTACTTTTCGAGCCATTCATTATCGAAGTTCACGCTTTTCACGGTTTCAATGATCTGCTTCACCAGCCCCTCGGGTAGCTTACCTTCTCTTACAGCAGGACACTCTAAGTCTAAGTAGATTATTCTTTCCCGTGTTTTGAAGTCTACGTAAACGAGTACCGGCCAAAGCCTGCAGTCTAATGGCCGTTTTTCGTATACAGTACAGTGGCCTTCTTTACTGAGGTAGGGGCACGGATTTCCCCCACGAGAACCAATGCACTTAACTACACCGCGCTCGGTTTCTATTTCGAATGCAACATCGCTGAAATCTTCTTCCTCCTCTGGTAAGAGGACTGCGTAGAAGCGTAAGCAGCAGTTCTCTTTACATTCGCTACATATTCTCTTAAAGTCCACGAAGTTGAACTTGTACGCGAGCCTACTCATACGGGTCCTCTTACATCTCCGCTTTCATAGTCCAGTGTGCGGGGTTTAAAAACAAGAACCGCTAGCTAAGCCATGATCGGATTGCTGGGACGAGCTACCGCGCGCCCTAGAACGCGGATTAAGCCCTCTCGCTGGTTTGCGAGTTGTTGCCACTTTGCTTCCCTTTCACTATACCCCTTTCGAGCCTCCACCAGGCTCAAGTATAAAGCACTCACCTAGACCTTGCTTCGCGACCCGCATGACACAAATCTCCAGGACAAGTGAGCGGAAAGAGGAATGGAGCCAACTAATGTAAACTACAAAGAGCCATGCGAAGCAAACCGCAATTCCGGCAAGCGGATCGGGCCAAGCGCCTTTGTTAGTAAGTAGAAGAGCGCTCGTCGGTTTGTCATGATCCACGCTATTTAAGCCTCCTACTATAATAATCTATTCTCGGCTAGCGGGTTGGCGAGATGCTCTCGTTAGTACTTTTCATGCTGGCGCTGATAATCGTACTGGTTGGCATGCTACTAATAGTGCTCTCCATTATAGGCAGGAGCGAGGAAATCGAGCGTGGTGAGAAGCGTGTAGAGGGTGGAGGAGTCATAATTGTGGGCCCACTACCAATCGTTATAGGTACAAGCCAGAGAGCAGCGCTTGCACTAATCATACTCGCACTGGTACTCTTCGTAGTAGTTGTTGCGACGTTCATACTACTAGCTAGGTGGACTCCATGAACCTCCTTAAACTAGGCGTAGTGCTCGTGTTCGTGGGCATGATCTTAGCCGTAATCGCGACGTTCCTACAAGCACTAGGAGGGATCTCGGTATCCGGTGGAGGGTGCATAGTAGTGGGCTTTATACCGGTATGTTTCGGTGTAGGCGAGCACGCCTTACCAGCAATAATGATAGTGCTCGTGCTAGCAATAGCACTAGTGGTCATTAGCCTGTTATTTATGACCTACGTGCATAGAAGAATTAAGGAAACAATCCCACATGGCGTAGCTACCTAGCATTTATTCTCAGTTACCTAAAAGCCGGTAGAGCCGCGGAAAGCCGCCCAAGAAGAGGCTCGTAAACTGTGAGGTTCAAAACGGGTCGAGTCACGCGCACAGCAGGGTTTACGAGTATAAAAGCCCTATTCACTGTACATGTTGATAGAGGCTCCGGCGAGAAGCCGCGTGTCACGCGGTCCTATGAACCGGAGCGGGTCCCCCGGTTCCCTGCATACTTCAATAATCACCCAGAGAGGAAACTGACCTCCTCCCCGCCCTTGAGGTAGTTCACCACGTAGGCTGGGGATAGCCGTGGAGGGCATGAGCAGAACACGTGGACATGGCCTGGTAGAACCTCGATAGCTATAGGTTCACAGCCGAGCTCAAGCAGTATCTGCTCCAACACTTCTCTAGCGTATTCAGCAACCCGCCTACAAGAACGTCTCTACGGCGTCAGCATCGTAACTCACCGGTGCGTTACTAATGTCAATACTAGGGAGGATCGCGTGTGGAACTAAAAGGGTTCCTCAAAGTTAAATTAAAATACGTTGAAGAAGTCCAGAAGCGAATAGCGGAGAAAGCAGTAGGGTGGTGTTAAAGGTGATGCTGGTTTTAGACTTACAAGCAAATTATGCGTTAAAATGAACATCGGTAATGCAGGAAAAACTACGGCAAAGGATAAGACATCACCTATGAAAGAAGACTATAAAACTCTGTTAATAATGCACCCTAAACGGTATTAATCTCAATCAAAGCCAGTATCTTTCCCTGATATCCCCCCTCTCGCGGACATCTCTACACGCTTTCAATCCTTATCTATCCTTCAAAGAATAACTCAGAGTCCTTTTCTTGATGTGTAAGCATGTATAGGTCTCTAGAGGTCTCCGTGGAGCTATGGCATGTATTTAATCTACTTTCTAAAGTAGTTTTCGTAGTGGCTAGCCGGGTAGGTGTTTACTTGGGCTTCAAGGTCTTCAGGGAGCTTGAAAGCGCGCTAAGGTACGACCGCGAGCTTGCA
The Desulfurococcaceae archaeon DNA segment above includes these coding regions:
- a CDS encoding YkgJ family cysteine cluster protein, translating into MSRLAYKFNFVDFKRICSECKENCCLRFYAVLLPEEEEDFSDVAFEIETERGVVKCIGSRGGNPCPYLSKEGHCTVYEKRPLDCRLWPVLVYVDFKTRERIIYLDLECPAVREGKLPEGLVKQIIETVKSVNFDNEWLEKYTLAPWPNNFIEVLRLKPQDSA
- a CDS encoding DUF131 domain-containing protein, which codes for MLSLVLFMLALIIVLVGMLLIVLSIIGRSEEIERGEKRVEGGGVIIVGPLPIVIGTSQRAALALIILALVLFVVVVATFILLARWTP